A genomic stretch from Arachis stenosperma cultivar V10309 chromosome 3, arast.V10309.gnm1.PFL2, whole genome shotgun sequence includes:
- the LOC130966363 gene encoding uncharacterized protein LOC130966363 — translation MDGVPEKCGDPGPCLVTCTIDGVQFVDCMCDLGACVSIMPLSVYEVLKLPPLKRSATRFILVDKSILTVVGMAEDVLVSIKGLVFPIDFHILKIPPSDFSRTSSILLGRPFLKTSQFKLDAFSGTYSFEIDGREVSFNLDEAMRHPPEDHSIFRCDLIDNVVAEVHQDGFDGNSMNQVPSVGSSHVCEEDALSPPMIPEDKVPSHEQNTDLKPLPIYLKYAFLEKNQKFPVIITRELPFHQEEKLLNVLRRNKKGIGWSLADLVGISP, via the coding sequence ATGGATGGTGTACCGGAAAAGTGTGGTGACCCCGGCCCTTGCCTAGTAACTTGCACCATAGATGGAGTCCAATTTGTTGATTGTATGTGCGATCTTGGTGCGTGTGTGAGTATTATGCCCTTGTCCGTATATGAGGTTCTAAAGCTTCCGCCATTGAAACGGTCAGCCACCCGGTTTATTTTGGTAGACAAAAGCATACTTACCGTGGTTGGTATGGCAGAGGATGTTCTAGTGAGTATAAAGGGGTTGGTCTTCCCTATTGATTTCCATATTCTCAAGATACCCCCTAGTGACTTCAGTAGGACATCATCTATTTTGCTTGGGAGGCCATTCTTGAAGACCTCCCAGTTCAAATTAGATGCATTTTCgggcacttattcgtttgagatCGATGGAAGAGAAGTGAGCTTTAATCTTGATGAAGCCATGAGACATCCACCGGAGGATCACTCTATCTTCCGGTGTGATTTGATTGATAATGTTGTAGCCGAAGTCCATCAAGATGGCTTTGATGGAAATAGTATGAATCAAGTCCCAAGTGTGGGGAGTTCCCATGTATGTGAAGAAGATGCCTTATCACCTCCGATGATACCGGAAGACAAAGTGCCGAGTCATGAACAAAATACAGATTTGAAGCCACTCCCAATCTACCTAAAATATGCCTTTCTTGAGAAGAACCAAAAGTTCCCGGTAATAATTACAAGGGAGCTCCCCTtccaccaagaagagaagttgctTAATGTCTTGAGAAGGAACAAGAAAGGCATTGGGTGGAGCTTAGCAGACTTAGTTGGCATTAGTCCCTAA